The following DNA comes from Anopheles arabiensis isolate DONGOLA chromosome 3, AaraD3, whole genome shotgun sequence.
AATAGCGCAACGGGGAGGGGGGACCTCCGGTCGATCTGTATTCCGCATTATTAAAtgaaagcttctttttttaaagcagATTTATAATCCGCCCAAACCTAAAATGGTAAAACACGTTTATGTTATGCATTATAAAAAGTACTTATCAAATAGTGGTAATTTACCTTTTTCCATCCCGATATATCTTTGATAGGGGGTCCCAATTCATTGAGTAATACCGTCACTTCCTGCCAAAATTTACATGATCCTTTGATGTGACCACCGGCTACACCTTCATTACCTTCAATCATGGCAATAAGTACCTCAAACTGTCGTTTGGTTGTAGTTTTGCGCTTGTCCTTAAATCAGTGAATAATAATATATTAACCCGTATGTTGACCATATACAATGACATGTTTTAGATTACTTGGATAATGTTATGAATGTAGATGGAGAaataagagttttttttatagtatGAAAAATGAAGACTAGAAAAATGTAGGTGTCATACAACTAAGTGGAttaacatttaaattttaaataaaaagtaacAGTAAAAACAACGGTTATATTTCTTGTTCGGCACTGTATGAGCGAGAAGGCACTAAAAATTGACAGATAACATTCGTTTCCCCGTCGATTCGTgagggaacggtcagaacCTCGCCGCATGCGGTTTTGCCgccaaatcccatacaaaagcttgcgacaaaatcgcatgcggcgaggttctgaccgttccctgaaatgaaatatttgtttaacctTTTTCTGTACCGATGCTAATAAATGGGCAACAATCAGCAAttgatttttatgctttttaaaagtttttacATTCCATTTTAcattacatttacattttactcCTGAAAAAGTTTTTACAGTATATGCGATGCTATAGGTGAAGTACTGTAAATTCTTGTAAGGTAAAATAatagctggcatcgcgaaagaattggatTTGTAGACGTATCATAAATATGAACCTTGGTCAACCTCACCTCAAAATGTATGTATACCTTATCCTTAACTGTCAAAAGGATATGACAACGTCTGTCATTCGAAAACGGAATCACAAATAAACAAGTCGGAAAAACCTTGCTCCGTACAAAACTCGTTTGGAATAAAACCTTAGTTTacagtttaaaattaacagtcgttaaaaattaaccagagtcgttaaaaattgctagaatttggcatcgcgatctcattgagttcatttgttaattttaacgactggtcatatgccgccgttaaacaaacgactgtcaagagcgtatgcgatgcaaattaacagtcgtttaattatactgctcgatttttttacccgtgtttgcctatatgcgatatcgagcagtcgttaactgttttgacgatcgtttattttaacaggaatgaacaacaaatgaactcggttaaaccaaaatgtactttaaacgactgttaaaatgtgttcatttattcggaATGCCGGCTAATAATTATGCGTATGCTGGTAGGTGTTCAATCAAGATAACACCCCACGTGGAGGTACCGTTCGCGCTAtattgatcgtactccgtggtgtaatttttatattcactagcgcatctggcggcgaccAGCGCAAGCTAGAGATGTGGGTATAATTTAAGTGCCAAAATTATTTATGCTTGGTGtctcatcaatttttgaccaGGCTGTCTGTATGCCGTTTGACATGTTgatcaaaatcaataaattgctACAGGTCAGGACGCCGAGTACTGCTGGGCAAATCGACAGTTGGGTGCCTAAGCTTCATACAAAGCGCACGACAACATTCCTTCCCATCTGCCAAACTCCATCCATCGCATCTTCTACATATAATTGTAGTCTATGTTATCACCTCGATCGCAGCAGTGTGCATTGTTTATCGTTTGAATCGTTTGCCGGCCGGTGTTTAGTAGAAGTTTGGTGGTTCtcgattttttggaaaaatgagCGAGCCAGAGCTTGAAAATGACAACAACGAAGTCCGGGATCGTTCCCGATCTCGTTCCCGTAGTCCGCAGGCACGTCGTTTGTGGGTTCAGGACTTATTCCTGAACCGAAACGAAACCGGCAACCGGCTACTGACCGACATCACGACATCGGGTATATACGAGACGATGAACCGATTTTTAAGGATGAAGAAGGAAGATTTCTTCCATTTACTGTCCCTTGTTAGTCCAAAAATTACGAAAATGGACACAGATTTCCGCAAAGCAATCACGGAACAGGAAAGGCTGCTGATAACATTGCGGTATCTTGCGACTGGAGAGACATTTACCAGCCTCCAATACGTGTTCCGGGTAAgtaatattatttttgctttttgctttttgctaaGCACACTTTTATCAATCAACATATAATTTTAGGTGTCGAGGCATTCTATCAGCAGAATAGTTAAAGAGACGTGCACATGTCTTATCGAGGCTTTGCGGGATTATGTCAAGGTAAGTTGCGGGTGTAACCAGCCTCGCTTCagtgtttatgtgtttaaaACGTTCAGCCCGGTGGCAGGCACCAGGGCCTGCCAGTAAACTTTCCCGTTTGCCGGGCCCAACCATTGCTCTGGGGACTGTCATTGCTCTTTGGCTAGAGAAACAGAATACATTGCGAACAACTGTACTCTAATCGCATGAATACAACAGTGTGaaggttataaaaaatattttctaaatATTATTGCGATTGATAAAGACATCAACCCACACAAAACAGTATTGATGAAGAGAGTAGAGTTGAAATTATAGCGAAAAACCTCATTTTTTATACATGCATCTTTGGGTCAAAATTCACTGCTTGCGTAGTAGATGCCGGCGGATAGTTCATGAAAAACAGAGCCGGAATGAACGTGTGAAATGTGCTGCACTACGTTTTCCTCTTGAACGTCCTCGTATGAAAAGAGtcagccggaatcgattccgatccgtgggtgcagcgggtgcgctaggtcggagttggaatcaaatccgacccgcgggtgcaacgatttcgggtcgacccgaaagatcagtaggtgcgagaaagcataagcgaatccgacccgttggtgcagcgagttctgGTCGGGTCGGGCCACGGTAGGTTCAATACTCAATACTAAAAGGTTCATGTAATATGAAAacggaaacttttttttcctcgaaCGTAGCTCTTCAATCAAGTAACTAATGTGATAtacaaaactcaaaaagtaTTCAaagttatgtttttaaagatttttttttaatgattctaATAACTCCCGCTGAATACTCAAAATGCATCTCCTTTTTGGAGACAGAATAAGCCGAAGCTCATCGGCCCCGTACCGGCCGAAATCGTCCGTAACTGCGTTTTCCGATGCGCCTGTTGCGCTCGAAACCGGTTGTTGCAGCCGGTTGTTGAGGGCCCCACTCACACCGTTACCCTCGCGGATCGTGCTAGGAGTGACGGATAAAGCAAGAGGGTAGGAAGAAGGAGTGGGAGAGAATGGCTCGGGATCGAAGGCAACCGCGGCATCCCAATCGATGTCGTCCAACGATTGTGGAACCGCGTAGGCTACCTCCACGAGGGAACGGGGAGTGAGGCCCTCATCGTCGTAGCCAagctgaaaaaaaagaaaatgaacattaaaatcataatttatgTTTCTCATAAGCTCTAAAATCTACAGTAACTAAAACATGCATTAAAATCAttcctctattttattttcttttagctACCCTCTACCGAAAAAGAATGGCTTGCAATCTCAAGACGATTTGAGCAGCGCTAACTCTAGCTCCTTTTCGGCAATTTCCTTCCGCAGTTGAAAATCCTGCATTGCCAATTCATGTTGCATTTCCATTGCcttttgttttagttcaaATTTCCTTTTAGCATGTTCTTTTTCAGTTTCTAACAtagctttgtttgtttcttgtttttcaattttaacgttgggtattttttgttgaatcaCATTGAATTTACCTCTTGGTCAATTATTTGGGAAGAAGTTGGTTGATGTTCGCTGTCCCGATTACATGTTCCGGATGTAAGGAGCTCTGTTACTTCTGGGCTGATATTCAAACATTCATTTTCGATTGAATCTTCACTTTCTGCTAGACCCATTGGTGGTACGTCAGGTGTTCCCACCACTGAACGTTGCATATCGAGCACTTCAATAACTTTCTACTCCAGGGTATTAAAATAGCGCAACGGGGAGGGGGTCCTCCGGTCGATCTGTATTCCGCATTATTAAATGAAAGCTTCTTTTTTAAAGCTGATTTATAATCCGCCCAAACCTAAAATGGTAAAACACGTTTATGTTATGCATTATAAAAAGTACTTATCAAATAGTGGTAATTTACCTTTTTCCATCCCGATATATCTTTGATAGGGGGTCCCAATTCATTGAGTAATACCGTCACTTCCTGCCAAAATTTACATGATCCTTTGATGTGACCACCGGCTACACCTTCATTACCTTCAATCATGGCAATAAGTACCTCAAACTGTCGTTTGGTTGTAGTTTTGCGCTTGTCCTTAAATCAGTGAATAATAATATATTAACCCGTATGTTGACCATAT
Coding sequences within:
- the LOC120901087 gene encoding uncharacterized protein LOC120901087, with product MSEPELENDNNEVRDRSRSRSRSPQARRLWVQDLFLNRNETGNRLLTDITTSGIYETMNRFLRMKKEDFFHLLSLVSPKITKMDTDFRKAITEQERLLITLRYLATGETFTSLQYVFRVSRHSISRIVKETCTCLIEALRDYVKLPSTEKEWLAISRRFEQR